From Microbacterium rhizosphaerae:
GCCGTACTGGCAGAGCATCTTCACCGCCGAGGCGATGGAGGAGAACTCTCCGCACCGGTTCGTGGACGAGATCCGCACGCCGATGCTCGTCGTGCACGGCGACCGCGACTACCGGGTGCCGATCGGCGAGGGCCTGCGGCTGTGGTCCGAGCTCAACCAGCGCTACGCGGGCGCGGACGGCTCGAGCCCGCACCGGTTCCTCTACTTCCCGGACGAGAACCACTGGGTGCTCAAGCCCCCGCATGCGGTGGTCTGGTACGAGACGGTGTTCGCGTTCCTCGCGCAGCACGTGCTCGGCGCGGAGTGGACCCGGCCGGCACGCATCGGATGAGGGCTGGTCGCTCCGCGGAGCCGCGGACTCTCAGCGCGGCCACTCCTCCACGAGGCGCTGGGACACCCGGAACGCGTTCGCGACGATCGTGAGCGTCGGATTGACGGAGCCGTTGGTCGGGTGCAGCGAGGAGTCGCACACGTAGACGCGGCGCGCACCGTGCACCCGTCCGCCGGCATCCGTCGCCGAGGTCTCCGGCGAATCGCCCATGCGCATCGTGCCGCACGAGTGCTCGCCCGCGGCCGATGCGGTGGCGGGACCGGCCAGCCGGCGGATGCCGCGCACGCCGGCGGCATCCAGCCAGCGCTCGGCCTGCACCGCCATGCCGTCCTCGACGAGACGCGACGCCGCGTGGACGTTCTTGCGCAGGGCGGCGGCCGGGCGCCCCCAGCGGTCGCGCACCTGACTCGCGAGCGTCACCCGCGAGGAGGGCATCGGGATCTCCTGCCCCATGCCGAACACGCCGAACACATGGGCCCGGCCCTCGCGCATCCACTGCTTGTGTCCCGCACCCCACGCCGGGACGCCTTCGTCGGCCGGGGCCATCGCCGAGGTGAGCGGGAGCAGCCCCATGAGGTCCACGAGCACGCCGCCGCCCCACGGGATGCTCGAGGCGTGGACGTGGTCGAGCGTCGCGACGGAGTGCCCCGGCCCGACGAACGGCTTCACGGGCTCGTCGACGGTGCCGACCACCGTCGTGAAGCGGTGGTCGTGCAGATGCCGTCCGACCTGGTCGTTGCCGATGCCGCTCGCCAGGAGCAGTCGCGGCGTCTCGACGGCGCCCGCGGCGACGATGACGACGTCGGCGCCGATCGTCAGGCTCACCGGCTGGCTCGAGGCATCCGCCATGATCGCCACGCTCGCCCCGGCTGCGCCGTCGCGAACCTCGACGACCTCGGCATCCATGAGCACGTCGCACCCACCGGAGGCCACCGCCCGCGCGATGAAGGTGTTGTGGGCCCCGTTCTTCGCATCGACCGGACACGCGTGGCCGACGCACTGCGGACACCGCACGCAGGCGGCCCGTCCCTCCCGCGGCACACTGTTGATCGCGAGGGGAATCGGTCCCCACCCCCAGCCGAGCCTCTCGGCCGCGCGCGAGAGAAGCTCCCGCGCGGGCTCGGTGCCCATCGCCGGCATCGGATAGCCGGCCGACCGCGGAGTACGCCGGGTGAGCGCACCCTCCTCGCCGGCGACGCCGAGCTCCCACTCGGCCCGGGTGTAGTGCGGCTCCATCTCGTCGTAGCCGACCGGCCAGTCCGCGAGGCTCGCACCGTCGGGGTTGCCGTATCCGGTGGCCATCGAGAAGTCCTCGGGGAGGAAGCGCCACGACATCCCCTGCCACAGCCGGGTGCCTCCGCCGAGGGCGTCGGCGTTCAGCCCGTAGAGCCCGGCATCTCCGGTGCCGTCCACGACCTCGTCGTGGTCCCCGGCCTGGATCAGACGCGGATGCCCGGCTCCCGGGCCGGCGCTCGGCCAATAGACCGCGTTGCGCTTGCCGTGCAGGTGATCGCCGCGCAGCGCCGAGTTCGGCAGCATCGGGGCGCGCTCCACGAGCAGCACCCGGCGGCCGGCCTCGGTGAGCACCTGCGCCGCCACCCCGCCACCGGGGCCGCTGCCGACGATCACGGCGTCATAGCGCGCCGCCACCTCTCGCGGCGCCACGGTGACGGGCATCGAGGGGTCGACGGTCTCCACGCCGGGGGGGACCGGGCGGTATCCCACCATGTCGAGACCGGCAGGCGTCCGCCCGTCGGCGGCCGCGTAATACCCTTCCCAGCACACCCGGCGCAGCGCTTCGAATCCGGCGGACCCGGACTCGCCCGCCAGCAGCTCGTCCTGACGTGTCGCCGTGAGCGATGCGAACCCCGCGGACCCATCGGCCGAGGCGGCGTCGTCCAGTCGCTCGGCGAGGGATGACAGGAGCGGTCGCGCCCACGCGAGGTCCCGATGCGCCGGCCCGGGGTCGGTCAGATAGGCGCCGACTCCGCCGTCCCAGCCCGCCGGCCACGCGTCGCCCGGGATGATCCGATCGACGGCGGCCCGAAGCGTCGGAAGCGCACGGCGGAATCCGCCGTGCGCCCCCGAGGCTTCACCGTCCGGCAAGCGAGCCGCCGATGCCGCCGACGCTGAAGTACTTGTTCAGGAACGCGAAGACGATGACCGGCGGGATCATCATCACGACCGCCACCGCCATCACGGATCCCCAGTCGGTGGCGTTCTGCTGGAAGAACGTCTCGAGGCCCTTCGGCAGCGTGTACACGCTCTGGTCCTGCAGGAAGATCAGCGCGATCAGGTAGTCGTTCCATGCCAGAAGGAACGAGAAGATGGCCGTCGACAGGATGCCGGGCAGCGAGTTGCGCATCACGATCCGCGTGAAGGAGCCGAACACACTCGCGCCATCCATCCACGCCGCCTCCTCGAGGGAGATCGGGATGGAGTCGATGTAGGCGGCCATCATCCAGATCGCCACCGACATCGTCGAGCCGATGTAGACGATGGCCACACTCGCGAGCGTGTTCGTCAGTCCGAGGACCGAGAAGGTGATGAACAGCGGGATGACCGCTGTGACCACCGGGAGCGACTGGATGACGAACAGGATGAGCGAGTACCCGGAGACGAGGCGGTTGCGCACCCGCGACAGCACGTAGCCCGCCGGCGCCGCGACCGCCACCGCCACGATGACGGTGGCGAGGGCGACGATGATGCTGTTCTGGAGCCACAGCAGCACGTCCGTCTGCGTGAAGACGAACACGTAGTTCGCCAAGGTGAACCCGGTCGCGCTGCTCGTCGACTGGCTGGGCTGCGTCGAGAGCACCACGACGGCGATGATCGGCGCGATGATCAGGAGGGTGACGACCAGTATCAGCAGGAAGCGCCACCACTTGCCGCGCTGACCCGTGGAGATGTCCGCCTTGCCGCTCTTGCTGTCCAGCCTCCCGAGCGTCACCGGAGCCTGGGAATCAGCGTGAAGTATCTGGCTCATTCGATGTTCACCTTCTTGATCTGGCGGTACAGCACCACGGAGATCAGCACCAGCACGGCTGTCATGATGAACGCGATCGCGGTTCCGATGCCGGTCTGCAGGTTCTGGAACGCGTACTGGTACGCGAGCACGATGAGGGTGGTGGTCGCGTTGACCGGACCGCCCTGGGTCAGCAGGAAGATCGTCGGGAAGTCGTTCACGCAGAAGATCGTCATGAGGATCCATGCGATGTACGTGCTCCGCGAGATCATCGGCAGCGTGATCCCGGTGAACGTCTGCCAGCTGTTCGCCCCGTCCACCCTGGCCGCCTCGTAGACGTTGGTGTCCACCGACGCGAGCGCCGCCGACATCATCATCATCATGAACGGGAAGCTGATCCACACCTTGAAGACGCACACCAGGATCTGAGCGAGCAGGGGATCGCCGAGGAAGTTCACGTTGTCCAGGCCGAACCACGAGAAGAGCACCGGCAGAGGGCTCTGCGGGGTGGCGACCAGCCAGTTCCACGCTGTCGACGAGACCACGATCGGCACGATCCACGGCAGCAGGAGCAGGACTTTGAAGACGGTGTTCGCGGGGATACGCGTGCGCAGCAGGAGCGCGAGCCCGAGGCCGACGATCCACGAGCCGAAGACGCCGACGATCGTGAAGACCAGGGTGAACTCGGCGGCCTGCCAGAACTGCGGCGACGTCAGAACGGTGACGTAGTTCTGCAGGCCGACGAAGTCCGCTTCCCACGGCAGCGTCGACGGCGTGCCGTTCTGCAGCGACTGCAGGAATGCATAGATGACGGGGAAGAGATTGAGAAGAACGAGCAGGATCAGCGACGGCAGGGCGAACGCGGTCAGCGTCCCCCAGGAACGACCGAGTGTCGTTCGTCCCTGCCGCCCGCGCGGCGAGGGGGTGGCCGGGCCACGCCCGGCCACCCCCACTCCACGTCTTGCTCTCTTCAGTCCCTCCACGGCGTTCGTCGCTGTCATTGCGACTCCCCTCTTTGCGGTCGCGTCACCGGGCGAGACTGCCGGATCACGCGGACTCGAGCGCCTTCTGCAACGTAGTCAGGGCGTCCTTCGCGGTCGTGTTGCCGCCGAGGATACTCTGTGCGAACGCGATCATCGGCTGGGTTCCGTCGACCTTGGTGACGTTGTAGAACACCGTGTTCGATCCCGGCGCACCCCACGTCTTCGAGATGGGCTGCCACGTGTCGATGATCTTCGTCGCGCTCGGGTCGTCGGCGTAGGCCGCCTGCGCGATCGACTTCAGCGGGGGAAGGCCGATACCGGTCTTCTTCGTCCACAGCGTCTTCATGTTCTGGTAGTAGTAATTCAGGAACGCCTCCGAGCCAGCGATGCTCGGAGAGTTCTTGAACATGAAGATGTTGTTCGGGAAGTAGAGCGCGCCCTTCTGCCCGGACGGACCGACCAGCGGATCGCCGACCACCAGTTGGCTGGCCACGTTGGCATTGACGTTCGCCGGCGTGCCGGCGCCGTCCCAGATCATGCCGAAGGCTCCGGCGTTCATCTGCGAGTAGGCGTTCGCCGACGTGTACGTGGCGCTGCGGGGGTCGACGTACCCGTTCTTGACGAGGCCGAGCACCCACTCCATCGCCTGGATGTTCTGGTCCGTGACCACGTTCACGTTCTGGTCCTTGTCGAACAGACCGCCGCCGTTGTTGATCATGTGTGCAACGAGCGTGTGACCGCCGGTGAAGGCACCTGCACCCGAGTACGTGCCGTACCCGAACACGCCGATCTTCTTCAGCGCCTTGCAGGCCGCCTCGAAGGAATCCCAGTCGGTGGGCAGCGAGGCGCCCGCCTTGTCCATGAGCTGCTTGTTGTACCAGTACAGCCGCATGTCGAGGTTGTACGGCACAGCGGCGTAGCCGTTCTTGGTCTTCATCGTGTCGAGCAGTCCCGGCAGGAAGTCGTCCTTGATGCCGTTCGAGGCCCACACCTTGTTGATGACGTCATCGGCGTAGTGGATCTTGCCCTCCTTCTCGAACAGGAACGCCGTCGTGCCGCCGCCCGAGCTCACCGACGGGTTGGTGTTGGCGGCCACCGCCGTGGTGAACGTCTGCGTGAAGTTCGCCCACTGGATCTGCTGGTACGACACCGCCGGCAGGCCGCTCTTGGGCTTGTACGCGGCGACGATGGCCTTGTCCTCCTGCGGGAAGGCCGTCGGGGCGCCCCACGGCATGTTCCAGAACTTGATGGGCTTCGTGCCGGAGGATGAGGACCCCCCTCCGGCGGAACACGCCGCGAGAAGTGTGCTGGCGGCGGCCGCTCCCGCCAGGCCGATGAAGCCTCGCCGGGTGAAACCGTTGACCTTGGATTCGGATGTCATCTTGGACCCCTTCTGCACTCGCCTCGGGGGCGGGTGTCTTCGTTCTCCGTCGAACTGCTGGTGCACGGTGCAGCCTCGCGTCGTGCGGGCACGTCATCGAGGTTGCGATCCAGTCTTCAAGGCTTTGTCGTCGTCGTCAACATTTATCTTCCATCGTTATGCAACCGCTCCCACGGGCGGAATTCCGCGCCCGTGTCGACATGACCCGCTCCGGGCCGCGATTTCCGGGCACGAGGCGACTAAGACCGCGTTTCGAAGTCGAACGCCCTGAGCAGCTCGGCGACGGCCTTCTCGCGCTGTTCGCCGCCGTGCTCGAACATGTGCGAGACGTGGGTGCGCAGGTGGTTCTCGAGGAGGAGCTTGTTCAGCGAGTCCAGCGCCTTCTGGATCGCGCGGGACTGCCCGATCATGTCCATGCAGTACTCCTCGTTCTCGATCATCCGGGCCAGCCCGCGCACCTGGCCTTCGATGATCGCCGTGCGGTGCAGGGCGCGCTTCTTGATGTCCTCGATCACGGGGACAGGGTACCGCCGACCTCGCATGACAGGATGACGGCATGGCGCGCACACCCACCGCCCTGCTGAGCCCTGCCGATCGCGAACGTCTGCGAGGGCTGCGGATCATGAAGGGCATCGCCCTCGGGGCCCTGATCGCGCTCTCGATCGTCTTCGTCTTCGCCTTCGCGCTGGAGGGCCGCTACCCGTGGCTGGCGTACGTGCGGGCCGCCGCCGAGGGCGGCATGGTCGGCGCCCTCGCCGACTGGTTCGCGGTCACGGCGCTCTTCCGCTACCCGCTGGGCATCCGCATCCCGCACACGGCCATCATCCCGACGCGCAAGGACGAGATCGGGCGCACCCTCGGCGAGTTCGTCGAGACGAACTTCCTGTCCGGGGAGGTCGTGCGCACGAAGATCCAGGGAACTGCCGTCGCCCGCCGGCTCGGCGAATGGCTGCGGGAGCCCGAGCACGCGGAGCGCGTCGCCGCCGAGGCATCCGGAGTCGCGGCCGGCATCCTGCGCGCGCTCAGCGACGAGGACGTGCAGGACGTCCTCGCGGGGCTCGCGCGGGAGCACCTCATCGCGCCGGAATGGGGGCCGCCCGCCGGCGAATGGCTCGAGCGCGTGGTCGAGGCGGACGCCCACCGCGGCGCGGTCGACCTCGCCCTCGACTCGATCACGACGTGGCTGCAGAACAACAAAGCCTCCTTCGACGGCCTCGTCTCGCGCCGGCTGCCGGCGTGGGTTCCGTCGATCGCCCACCGCTTCGTGGACGAGACGGTGTACAAGGAGGCGCTCACCTTCGCGCACGCCGTGCAGGCCGACCCGCAGCATCCGGCCCGCCGCGCGATCGACGGCTACCTCACGCGCCTGGCCGACAACCTGCAGCACGACCCCGCGATGATCGGTCGTGTCGAGGACGCCAAGCTCGCCGTCTTCGACTCCCCCCGCGTGCGCGCGCTCGCGGGCGAGGCGTGGAACGCGGCCAAGGCCGGACTGCTCACCTCGCTCGCGGATCCCGAGAGCGGGCTGCGCCGGCGCGGGGCGGAGGCCGTGGCGGAGATCGGCGAGCGGCTGGCGACGGATGCCGCGCTCCAGAGCAGGGTCGACACGTGGGTCGCCGGTACCGCGGTGCTGCTCGTCGACCGCTACCGGCACGACATCGCCTCCATCATCACCGAGACCGTCGAGCGGTGGGACCCGGCGGAGACCACGGAGAAGATCGAGCTCATGGTCGGACGCGACCTGCAGTACATCCGCCTCAACGGCACGATCGTCGGCGCCATCGCGGGCCTCGGGATCTACACGATCGCGCAGGCCCTCCTGGGCGTGTCGGGCTGAGCGGGCGGTAGCCTGGCCCCGTGACCGACGCGCCAGTCGACCAGCTGCTCTTCTCGTACGGGGACCTCCAGCAGCCGGATGTGCAGCTCGACATCTTCGGGCGCCTCGTCCACGGCGACGTGGACTGGCTGCCGGGGTACACGGTCGACTACGTGGAGATCGAGGACCCGCGCGGGACCGACGTCTCCGGCCTGTCGGTGAAGCCGGTGGTGCGCGCCACCGGCAACCGCCTCGACCGGGTGCCGGGACGCGTGCTGCACCTCACCGAAGAAGAGGTCGAGGCCGTCGACGAGTACCAGGTCGAGCTCTACCGCCGCGAGCGGGTGATGCTCTCCAGCGGCCACGCGGCGTGGGTGTACGTCCCATGATCCGGCTCGCCCTCGTGCGCCACGCGAAGTCGGACTGGTCGTCGCCCGGCCTCGCCGATCACGATCGGCCCCTGAACGAGCGCGGCGAGCGGGATGCGCCGGTGATGGCCGCGCGTCTGGCCGGGGAGGGATTCGCCCCCGACGTGATCGTGTCGTCCACGGCCCTGCGGGCCCGCACCACCGCGCAGGCGTTCGCCGACGAGTTCGGGATGCCGGTGGACCTGCAGCGGCGGCTGTACGCCGCATCCGGCTCGACGCTCCTCACCGCCGTTTCGGATGCCGGTGCCGCGGGCAGCGCGTCCGTCATCCTCGTCGCGCACAATCCCGGCATCACCGACCTCGCCTACGCCCTCTCGCAGGAGCG
This genomic window contains:
- a CDS encoding GMC oxidoreductase, producing MPDGEASGAHGGFRRALPTLRAAVDRIIPGDAWPAGWDGGVGAYLTDPGPAHRDLAWARPLLSSLAERLDDAASADGSAGFASLTATRQDELLAGESGSAGFEALRRVCWEGYYAAADGRTPAGLDMVGYRPVPPGVETVDPSMPVTVAPREVAARYDAVIVGSGPGGGVAAQVLTEAGRRVLLVERAPMLPNSALRGDHLHGKRNAVYWPSAGPGAGHPRLIQAGDHDEVVDGTGDAGLYGLNADALGGGTRLWQGMSWRFLPEDFSMATGYGNPDGASLADWPVGYDEMEPHYTRAEWELGVAGEEGALTRRTPRSAGYPMPAMGTEPARELLSRAAERLGWGWGPIPLAINSVPREGRAACVRCPQCVGHACPVDAKNGAHNTFIARAVASGGCDVLMDAEVVEVRDGAAGASVAIMADASSQPVSLTIGADVVIVAAGAVETPRLLLASGIGNDQVGRHLHDHRFTTVVGTVDEPVKPFVGPGHSVATLDHVHASSIPWGGGVLVDLMGLLPLTSAMAPADEGVPAWGAGHKQWMREGRAHVFGVFGMGQEIPMPSSRVTLASQVRDRWGRPAAALRKNVHAASRLVEDGMAVQAERWLDAAGVRGIRRLAGPATASAAGEHSCGTMRMGDSPETSATDAGGRVHGARRVYVCDSSLHPTNGSVNPTLTIVANAFRVSQRLVEEWPR
- a CDS encoding carbohydrate ABC transporter permease, translating into MSQILHADSQAPVTLGRLDSKSGKADISTGQRGKWWRFLLILVVTLLIIAPIIAVVVLSTQPSQSTSSATGFTLANYVFVFTQTDVLLWLQNSIIVALATVIVAVAVAAPAGYVLSRVRNRLVSGYSLILFVIQSLPVVTAVIPLFITFSVLGLTNTLASVAIVYIGSTMSVAIWMMAAYIDSIPISLEEAAWMDGASVFGSFTRIVMRNSLPGILSTAIFSFLLAWNDYLIALIFLQDQSVYTLPKGLETFFQQNATDWGSVMAVAVVMMIPPVIVFAFLNKYFSVGGIGGSLAGR
- a CDS encoding carbohydrate ABC transporter permease, which codes for MTATNAVEGLKRARRGVGVAGRGPATPSPRGRQGRTTLGRSWGTLTAFALPSLILLVLLNLFPVIYAFLQSLQNGTPSTLPWEADFVGLQNYVTVLTSPQFWQAAEFTLVFTIVGVFGSWIVGLGLALLLRTRIPANTVFKVLLLLPWIVPIVVSSTAWNWLVATPQSPLPVLFSWFGLDNVNFLGDPLLAQILVCVFKVWISFPFMMMMMSAALASVDTNVYEAARVDGANSWQTFTGITLPMISRSTYIAWILMTIFCVNDFPTIFLLTQGGPVNATTTLIVLAYQYAFQNLQTGIGTAIAFIMTAVLVLISVVLYRQIKKVNIE
- a CDS encoding ABC transporter substrate-binding protein — protein: MTSESKVNGFTRRGFIGLAGAAAASTLLAACSAGGGSSSSGTKPIKFWNMPWGAPTAFPQEDKAIVAAYKPKSGLPAVSYQQIQWANFTQTFTTAVAANTNPSVSSGGGTTAFLFEKEGKIHYADDVINKVWASNGIKDDFLPGLLDTMKTKNGYAAVPYNLDMRLYWYNKQLMDKAGASLPTDWDSFEAACKALKKIGVFGYGTYSGAGAFTGGHTLVAHMINNGGGLFDKDQNVNVVTDQNIQAMEWVLGLVKNGYVDPRSATYTSANAYSQMNAGAFGMIWDGAGTPANVNANVASQLVVGDPLVGPSGQKGALYFPNNIFMFKNSPSIAGSEAFLNYYYQNMKTLWTKKTGIGLPPLKSIAQAAYADDPSATKIIDTWQPISKTWGAPGSNTVFYNVTKVDGTQPMIAFAQSILGGNTTAKDALTTLQKALESA
- a CDS encoding metal-sensitive transcriptional regulator — protein: MIEDIKKRALHRTAIIEGQVRGLARMIENEEYCMDMIGQSRAIQKALDSLNKLLLENHLRTHVSHMFEHGGEQREKAVAELLRAFDFETRS
- a CDS encoding DUF445 domain-containing protein — protein: MARTPTALLSPADRERLRGLRIMKGIALGALIALSIVFVFAFALEGRYPWLAYVRAAAEGGMVGALADWFAVTALFRYPLGIRIPHTAIIPTRKDEIGRTLGEFVETNFLSGEVVRTKIQGTAVARRLGEWLREPEHAERVAAEASGVAAGILRALSDEDVQDVLAGLAREHLIAPEWGPPAGEWLERVVEADAHRGAVDLALDSITTWLQNNKASFDGLVSRRLPAWVPSIAHRFVDETVYKEALTFAHAVQADPQHPARRAIDGYLTRLADNLQHDPAMIGRVEDAKLAVFDSPRVRALAGEAWNAAKAGLLTSLADPESGLRRRGAEAVAEIGERLATDAALQSRVDTWVAGTAVLLVDRYRHDIASIITETVERWDPAETTEKIELMVGRDLQYIRLNGTIVGAIAGLGIYTIAQALLGVSG
- a CDS encoding gamma-glutamylcyclotransferase family protein yields the protein MTDAPVDQLLFSYGDLQQPDVQLDIFGRLVHGDVDWLPGYTVDYVEIEDPRGTDVSGLSVKPVVRATGNRLDRVPGRVLHLTEEEVEAVDEYQVELYRRERVMLSSGHAAWVYVP
- a CDS encoding SixA phosphatase family protein — translated: MIRLALVRHAKSDWSSPGLADHDRPLNERGERDAPVMAARLAGEGFAPDVIVSSTALRARTTAQAFADEFGMPVDLQRRLYAASGSTLLTAVSDAGAAGSASVILVAHNPGITDLAYALSQERIQRMPTCAIARFAWDLGTQEWSAIDSVEPVEWSLDVPR